A genomic segment from Amphiura filiformis chromosome 10, Afil_fr2py, whole genome shotgun sequence encodes:
- the LOC140162364 gene encoding CMP-N-acetylneuraminate-poly-alpha-2,8-sialyltransferase-like, with protein MRVRSIYLCICLICLVHFILIWMTSINLLNKIVSYRRLVVERYKTTWTMEIANPFIMNSSRLLVTSLGSNSTTKNEVLIHGSHPQAATSAGKMIHEAAKTMLKNLRDLAQMLPNGTGNGTDNFISNVSSILAKPWRHEHNNTKLFRLFLTKETNTIVYDEMMLTQKHRKKNDKSGGIGYPKKNLFPKPPYISCSVVGSSGILLGSKCGRLIDDKDFVIRFNLATLAGFEEDVGIKTNMTTMNPTIVRKYYGGLKKESDRVNFVQSKLVDQDGLIWTPPQDLNRTMGAIKLLNNSKLTLVRGNMRHFHRLGKFWSRYGLNHLLTTGFYFVNCALNLCSELHLFGFWPFATSLDGRTIPAHYYDDIKLSTSQHNASYELRLLLAMHQLGMLKFHIDKCSAEDPKY; from the exons ATGAGAGTGAGAAGCATATATCTATGTATTTGCTTAATATGCCTCGTACACTTCATATTGATATGGATGACATCAATCAATCTACTTAACAAGATTGTGAGCTACCGGAGATTAGTTGTGGAGCGGTATAAAACAACATGGACTATGGAAATAGCAAACCCATTCATTATGAATT cTTCTAGATTACTGGTGACGTCATTAGGATCCAATTCCACTACAAAGAATGAAGTTTTGATACATGGATCCCATCCTCAGGCTGCTACATCTGCGGGGAAGATGATTCACGAAGCAGCAAAGACGATGCTGAAAAATCTCCGCGATCTTGCTCAAATGTTACCTAATGGAACCGGGAATGGAACTgacaatttcatttcaaatgtgtCCAGTATACTTGCTAAGCCATGGAGACATGAGCATAACAACACTAAGTTATTCAg ATTGTTCCTGACAAAGGAAACGAACACTATCGTTTATGATGAAATGATGTTAACGCAAAAACATCGTAAAAAGAATGACAAATCTGGAGGCATAGGCTACCCCAAG aaaaacttatttccaaagccACCTTACATATCATGCAGTGTTGTCGGCAGTAGCGGAATACTATTAGGATCAAAATGCGGCAGACTTATTGATGACAAGGACTTCGTTATAAG ATTTAATTTGGCTACACTAGCAGGATTTGAAGAAGATGTTGGCATCAAAACTAACATGACAACAATGAATCCAACAATAGTGCGAAA GTACTACGGTGGGTTGAAGAAGGAGTCTGACCGTGTTAATTTTGTGCAATCGAAGCTCGTTGACCAAGATGGTCTTATATGGACACCGCCGCAAGACTTAAACAGAACCATGGGCGCCATTAAACTACTCAATAATTCAAAATTAACACTAGTTAGAGGGAATATGCGTCATTTTCACCGTCTTGGCAAATTTTGGAGCAGATACGGACTTAATCATCTTCTGACTACTGGGTTTTACTTCGTAAACTGTGCCCTTAATTTATGCTCAGAGCTCCACCTGTTTGGGTTCTGGCCTTTTGCTACATCATTAGATGGTCGAACTATTCCAGCTCATTATTATGACGACATTAAACTATCAACATCACAACACAATGCCTCCTATGAACTAAGGCTATTATTGGCTATGCATCAGTTAGGAATGTTAAAATTCCATATTGACAAATGCTCAGCGGAGGAtcctaaatattaa